Proteins co-encoded in one Leptodactylus fuscus isolate aLepFus1 chromosome 4, aLepFus1.hap2, whole genome shotgun sequence genomic window:
- the TIMM21 gene encoding mitochondrial import inner membrane translocase subunit Tim21: MSMCQYLWRAAVRRQPLLYCSVPGAKGHSYITALSSFLLPHSGRAPSAGRCWVQPIFTGRCLSQVREQNKRPALQTKAEGAPPLTAAQKVKQAGTDFTYLIVALIGAGITGGLLYVVFKELFSSSSPSKLYGNAFEKCRNHPEVIGALGEPIKAFGEATRRGRRQHVASSEYLQDGLKCMRLKFYISGSEPRLQGVVHTSLKENPESKKYEFQYIIVEIDTIPRRTIVVEDNRI, encoded by the exons ATGAGTATGTGTCAGTACCTGTGGCGGGCTGCGGTGAGGCGGCAGCCGCTCCTGTACTGCTCGGTGCCCGGGGCTAAGGGGCACAGCTATATTACTGCCCTCAGTAGCTTCTTACTGCCCCACAGTGGGAGAGCTCCCTCCGCTGGCCGCTGCTGGGTGCAGCCCATCTTCACAGGCAGGTGCTTGTCCCAGGTCCGGGAACAGAACAAGCGCCCTGCTCTACAGACCAAGGCTGAAGGGGCCCCTCCATTAACCGCAGCCCAGAAAG TGAAACAAGCAGGAACAGACTTTACCTATCTTATCGTGGCGCTCATAGGTGCTGGGATCACAG GGGGCCTTTTATATGTGGTGTTCAAGGAACTGTTTTCTTCTTCAAGTCCTAGTAAATTATATGGGAATGCATTTGAGAAGTGCCGAAACCACCCTGAG GTCATTGGGGCTCTTGGTGAGCCTATCAAGGCATTTGGAGAGGCCACAAGGCGTGGAAGAAGACAGCATGTTGC CTCATCTGAGTATTTACAAGATGGCTTGAAGTGTATGCGGTTGAAGTTTTACATTTCGGGTTCTGAACCAAGATTGCAAGGTGTTGTGCATACAAGTTTGAAAGAG AACCCAGAAAGCAAGAAGTATGAATTTCAGTATATAATAGTTGAAATCGACACTATTCCACGCCGAACTATTGTTGTGGAGGATAATCGTATATGA